The following coding sequences lie in one Corynebacterium anserum genomic window:
- the malP gene encoding maltodextrin phosphorylase MalP yields MSPEQHSLTPAHVATHVRAAAGTTPEAATTRKFWAGLSRSIQERIADNWEKTRTAYADTRQQHYFSAEFLMGRALLNNLTNLGLVEDAATAARAFGHELTDILESENDAALGNGGLGRLAACFLDSAVTQDYPVTGYGILYRYGLFRQSLENGFQVEKPDPWREEEYPFTIRRSSDQLVVHFDDMKVRAIPYDMPITGYGTNNVGTLRLWKAEPWEEFDYDAFNSQRFTDAIVERERVSDICRVLYPNDTTYEGKKLRVRQQYFFTSASLQAMIHSHLTHHGDLQNFAEFHSVQLNDTHPVLAIPELMRLLMDEHGMGWEEAWDIVSHTFAYTNHTVLTEALEQWDQQIFQQLFWRVWEIIAEIDRRFRMERSAEGVDQETIQRMAPIQHGVVHMAWIACYAAYSINGVAALHTEIIKADTLADWHALWPEKFNNKTNGVTPRRWLRMINPRLSELLTRLSGSDAWVTDLSQLVQLRSYASDDATMRELMDIKSANKRDFAQWIAARQGSVVDPDSIFDVQIKRLHEYKRQLLNALYVLDLYFRIKDDGLRDIPARTVIFGAKAAPGYSRAKAIIKLINSIAELVNNDPVVSPLLKVVFVENYNVSPAEHILPASDISQQISTAGKEASGTSNMKFMMNGALTLGTMDGANVEIVDSVGEDNAYIFGARVEELPQFRAEYKPYELYETVPGLKRTLDALDNGTLNDNYTGIFYDLKQSLIHGYGEGASDTYYVLGDFADYRNVRDRMAADYARDPLDWARKAWINICEAGRFSSDRTIRDYATEVWKLTATSVK; encoded by the coding sequence ATGAGCCCCGAACAGCATTCGCTTACTCCTGCCCATGTCGCTACCCATGTTCGAGCCGCAGCTGGAACCACGCCGGAGGCTGCAACAACACGCAAATTCTGGGCCGGCTTGTCCCGCAGCATCCAGGAACGCATTGCTGACAATTGGGAAAAGACGCGCACGGCGTACGCTGATACACGTCAACAGCACTATTTCTCCGCCGAGTTTTTGATGGGGCGCGCGCTACTCAATAACCTCACGAACCTCGGTCTTGTTGAGGATGCCGCAACTGCAGCTCGCGCATTTGGCCATGAGCTCACGGATATTCTTGAGAGTGAAAACGACGCCGCCTTGGGCAACGGCGGCCTCGGACGCCTCGCCGCTTGTTTCCTAGATTCCGCAGTCACCCAAGATTACCCCGTCACCGGCTACGGCATTCTCTATCGCTATGGACTGTTTCGGCAGTCGCTCGAAAATGGTTTTCAGGTGGAGAAGCCGGATCCGTGGCGAGAAGAGGAATATCCTTTCACCATTCGCCGTTCATCGGACCAGCTCGTCGTCCATTTTGATGACATGAAGGTGCGAGCCATCCCCTATGACATGCCGATTACGGGTTACGGCACTAACAACGTGGGAACGCTGCGGTTATGGAAGGCCGAACCATGGGAAGAGTTCGATTACGACGCTTTCAATTCCCAACGCTTCACAGATGCCATTGTTGAAAGAGAACGTGTCTCCGATATTTGTCGAGTTCTCTACCCCAACGACACCACCTATGAGGGCAAGAAACTACGTGTTCGCCAACAGTATTTCTTCACTTCGGCGTCGTTACAGGCGATGATCCACAGCCATCTCACTCATCACGGTGATCTACAAAACTTCGCCGAATTCCACTCAGTTCAGCTCAACGATACGCACCCCGTACTGGCTATCCCTGAACTCATGCGTCTGCTTATGGACGAGCATGGGATGGGATGGGAGGAAGCCTGGGATATTGTTTCCCATACGTTCGCCTACACCAACCACACCGTTCTCACGGAAGCGCTGGAACAGTGGGATCAGCAAATATTTCAGCAATTATTCTGGCGAGTGTGGGAGATCATTGCGGAAATTGACCGTCGTTTCCGGATGGAACGCTCCGCGGAAGGGGTGGATCAAGAAACCATCCAACGCATGGCACCCATCCAACATGGTGTAGTGCATATGGCATGGATTGCTTGCTATGCCGCTTATTCGATCAATGGTGTCGCTGCGCTTCATACGGAGATTATTAAAGCCGATACCCTCGCTGATTGGCATGCGCTATGGCCAGAAAAATTCAACAACAAGACCAATGGCGTCACTCCTCGGCGTTGGCTGCGCATGATCAATCCCCGTCTATCTGAGTTGCTCACTCGTTTGTCTGGTAGCGACGCATGGGTCACCGATCTCAGCCAGCTCGTACAGTTACGTTCCTATGCCTCCGACGATGCCACTATGCGCGAGCTGATGGACATCAAATCCGCAAACAAGCGCGACTTCGCCCAATGGATCGCTGCGCGCCAGGGCAGCGTCGTCGATCCTGACTCCATCTTCGATGTTCAGATCAAGCGTCTTCACGAATACAAGCGCCAACTTCTCAACGCGCTCTACGTTCTCGACCTTTACTTCCGTATCAAAGACGATGGTCTCCGCGACATTCCAGCTCGCACCGTCATCTTCGGGGCAAAGGCCGCACCGGGTTATTCGCGAGCGAAGGCAATCATTAAGCTCATCAACTCCATCGCGGAACTCGTCAACAACGATCCAGTGGTTTCCCCACTGCTCAAGGTGGTCTTCGTAGAGAATTACAACGTGTCCCCTGCGGAGCACATCCTGCCTGCGTCGGATATTTCCCAACAAATTTCGACAGCGGGGAAAGAGGCTTCAGGCACCTCCAACATGAAGTTCATGATGAACGGCGCCCTCACACTCGGCACCATGGACGGTGCGAACGTGGAAATCGTGGATTCCGTAGGCGAAGACAACGCCTACATTTTCGGCGCGCGTGTGGAAGAACTGCCACAGTTCCGTGCCGAATACAAGCCCTACGAACTCTACGAAACGGTACCTGGCCTGAAGCGCACACTGGATGCTCTGGATAACGGTACGCTCAACGACAACTACACGGGTATTTTCTACGACCTCAAACAGTCGCTGATCCACGGCTATGGTGAAGGGGCCTCGGACACCTACTATGTTCTCGGGGACTTCGCTGACTACCGAAATGTGCGCGACCGCATGGCAGCAGACTACGCACGGGATCCCCTGGACTGGGCACGGAAAGCGTGGATCAACATTTGCGAAGCTGGCCGTTTCAGCTCCGATCGCACCATCCGCGACTACGCCACGGAAGTGTGGAAACTCACTGCTACTTCGGTGAAGTAA
- a CDS encoding alpha/beta hydrolase family esterase yields MKILEPTDRNIVVLFVLVSLVATAIVISLFVPQEETIGSDANQLDNSGAVAKAPDAALPEPLSYASPDLSGFSEVPATGQVTKVTMPDRQGRERYALVSVPADYTPDRKWPVVLGLGGWTNSPEVFRGYSKLDESEMGKEAFIVYAQGIGNAWFGPPYAVTKRGEDNGFLVDLLARVAKTFSIDEMNINAVGMSNGGGMAMQLACQNPGLLHGIVTVSGAFYAPVFDGCVGAPVRSLVVHSATDELMLYDGGQAHGAEVKSVDFAMGNLTGMNGCDKDVFDESNITERFGGEVVIQRVYKNCKKHVELWTLPEDRHTWFLDPNMAVESWNFLKA; encoded by the coding sequence GTGAAAATTCTGGAGCCCACCGACAGGAATATTGTCGTCCTATTTGTTCTGGTCAGCCTTGTCGCCACGGCTATCGTGATCTCGTTGTTCGTTCCACAGGAAGAAACAATCGGTTCTGACGCTAATCAGCTTGATAATTCCGGAGCAGTGGCAAAAGCCCCAGATGCTGCTCTACCTGAGCCTTTGAGCTATGCTTCTCCGGATTTGTCGGGGTTCAGTGAAGTTCCTGCTACAGGGCAGGTGACTAAAGTTACGATGCCCGACCGGCAAGGCCGCGAGCGCTACGCTCTTGTGAGTGTACCGGCTGACTATACGCCCGATAGGAAATGGCCGGTGGTTTTGGGACTCGGTGGCTGGACAAACAGTCCCGAGGTCTTCCGAGGGTATTCCAAGCTCGATGAATCAGAAATGGGTAAGGAAGCGTTCATCGTTTACGCCCAAGGGATAGGAAATGCGTGGTTCGGCCCTCCGTATGCGGTGACGAAGCGGGGGGAGGACAACGGTTTCTTGGTAGATCTGCTGGCTCGCGTGGCAAAGACATTTTCTATTGATGAGATGAATATCAATGCGGTGGGAATGTCCAACGGCGGGGGCATGGCTATGCAACTGGCGTGCCAAAACCCTGGTCTGCTGCACGGTATTGTGACCGTATCCGGTGCTTTCTACGCCCCAGTTTTTGATGGATGCGTCGGCGCTCCGGTTCGTAGCCTCGTCGTACATTCGGCGACGGATGAGCTCATGCTTTACGACGGGGGGCAGGCTCATGGGGCAGAGGTAAAGAGCGTGGACTTCGCTATGGGCAACCTCACGGGTATGAATGGCTGTGACAAGGATGTTTTTGACGAGTCGAACATCACCGAGCGCTTTGGCGGGGAAGTTGTCATCCAGCGGGTTTATAAGAATTGCAAGAAGCACGTAGAGCTGTGGACTCTTCCGGAGGATAGGCATACCTGGTTTCTAGATCCCAACATGGCTGTAGAATCATGGAATTTCCTCAAGGCCTGA
- a CDS encoding carboxymuconolactone decarboxylase family protein, translating to MGDVQNNSQSDLQAAHDARYEAGIRVRREVMGDEFVDAALSRNAGSDGEELQRHITATVWGSVWTREGLSRRDRSLLNIGMLVALRATEELRGHVKGALANGLTREEITEAIVHASGYCGAPAALAAMKVAQQVLVEELGSKPEDE from the coding sequence ATGGGCGACGTACAAAACAACTCTCAATCAGATTTACAAGCTGCTCACGATGCTCGTTATGAAGCGGGAATCCGTGTTCGTCGCGAGGTCATGGGGGACGAGTTCGTGGACGCGGCATTATCGCGTAATGCTGGCTCGGACGGGGAAGAACTCCAGCGTCATATCACCGCCACAGTCTGGGGCTCTGTGTGGACGCGAGAGGGGCTATCCAGACGTGACCGTAGTTTATTGAACATTGGCATGTTGGTAGCGTTGCGTGCCACGGAAGAACTGCGTGGGCATGTGAAAGGAGCATTGGCTAATGGCCTGACTCGTGAAGAGATCACGGAAGCTATTGTGCATGCATCGGGATATTGCGGTGCACCAGCCGCTTTGGCCGCCATGAAGGTCGCCCAGCAGGTCCTCGTGGAAGAATTGGGATCGAAACCTGAGGACGAGTGA
- a CDS encoding alpha/beta hydrolase family esterase yields MKRTFGRIASALALAVGITAGTAAVADNAMPVASAQIPGIPQIPAAPQLPGLPKAPTIPEIPGLPEIPGSSSAPVAGPLSALNGAVLPREFTVGGQKRQAYIETPLNAGNRPLPIVFMFGGRGNPAMMARAYGGFNLTDAGQNAIVVYPEGINFSWEGAPYAATKRGQDVAFVRHIVDVLSKERAIDRGRIFAAGLSNGGGMALSLACQAPDLMNAVVGVSGAYYDPTVSHCAPGRVRTLLIHGDMDFTMNYSGGHANGAHYFGAEDTLRKMSARNGCNVKAPVNRTQNLNVTEISYAGCGSAKLQRVTGGVHTWYPVAPTAPINAWNFFMGR; encoded by the coding sequence ATGAAGCGCACTTTCGGTCGTATTGCTTCCGCCTTGGCTCTTGCCGTCGGCATCACTGCAGGTACTGCAGCGGTAGCTGATAATGCTATGCCAGTGGCTTCCGCCCAGATCCCGGGTATCCCGCAGATTCCTGCAGCTCCACAGTTGCCAGGTTTGCCAAAAGCCCCCACAATTCCGGAAATCCCAGGATTGCCTGAGATCCCAGGGTCATCCAGTGCTCCGGTGGCTGGTCCTCTGAGTGCTCTGAATGGTGCAGTGTTGCCACGCGAATTTACAGTGGGTGGGCAGAAGCGTCAGGCTTACATCGAAACACCCCTCAACGCTGGTAACCGTCCACTGCCGATAGTGTTTATGTTTGGTGGACGAGGTAACCCGGCAATGATGGCGCGGGCCTATGGCGGATTCAATCTGACTGATGCGGGACAAAACGCAATTGTCGTGTATCCAGAGGGAATCAACTTCTCATGGGAGGGTGCTCCATATGCTGCGACCAAGCGCGGGCAGGATGTTGCGTTTGTCCGCCACATCGTCGATGTGTTGAGCAAAGAGCGAGCAATTGACCGTGGACGTATTTTTGCGGCAGGTCTGTCCAATGGGGGTGGGATGGCTTTGTCTCTGGCGTGCCAGGCTCCCGACCTCATGAATGCTGTCGTAGGTGTATCTGGGGCCTATTACGATCCCACTGTTTCGCACTGTGCTCCCGGCCGTGTGCGCACATTGCTCATCCACGGTGACATGGATTTCACCATGAATTACAGCGGTGGTCATGCCAATGGCGCGCATTACTTTGGGGCGGAGGACACTCTGCGCAAGATGTCTGCGCGCAATGGGTGTAATGTCAAAGCTCCGGTGAATCGCACTCAGAACCTCAACGTCACTGAGATATCTTATGCTGGTTGTGGTTCCGCGAAGTTACAGCGAGTCACGGGAGGCGTGCATACGTGGTATCCAGTTGCCCCCACGGCTCCCATCAATGCGTGGAACTTCTTCATGGGACGTTAA
- a CDS encoding Re/Si-specific NAD(P)(+) transhydrogenase subunit alpha, whose protein sequence is MLIGIPREPEALVSATPDTVAKLIKLGYDVVVESGAGERSNYPDSQYDEAGANIVGDDVWRADIITALDTPTAEQRAAMKPGAALLARLAPGRNEDLIAEFAAKNITSLAMDAVPRISRAQSMDVLSSQANIAGYRAVIEAANTFGRLFTGQVTAAGKVPPAVVYVIGAGVAGLAAIGTANSMGAIVKATDLRPETAEQVESMGAEFVAIEAETEKSEDGYAKEMTADQAQAAAQLYAQQSAAADIVITTANIPGRKSPVLLTAKDVAAMKPGSVIVDMAAANGGNCELTVPGQVTITDNGVSIIGYTDLAGRLPAQASQLYGQNVVNLLKLMTPEKNGQLVFDLNDEIVRGITVTKASTAILATAERGEDAGSPVAHDTADILWPPPPVKVSAAPTTLRKDATTSPEAEAAEAASEEVKKKSKAWMFAAGLLGILLILVSPMQVAGEYMLLMLAIVVGFYVITAVTHKLHTPLMSETNAISGIILVGAILQVGSSNVIVAGLSFLAIVVASINIFGGFFVTRRMLTMFDGGN, encoded by the coding sequence TTGCTTATCGGTATCCCAAGGGAGCCAGAAGCTTTGGTCTCTGCCACGCCGGATACGGTCGCCAAACTCATAAAACTTGGCTATGACGTTGTCGTCGAATCCGGTGCAGGAGAGCGATCCAACTATCCCGATTCTCAATATGACGAGGCCGGCGCGAACATCGTCGGCGACGATGTATGGAGAGCCGACATCATCACCGCCCTCGACACGCCCACTGCAGAACAGCGGGCTGCCATGAAGCCAGGAGCTGCACTCTTAGCTCGATTAGCTCCGGGACGCAACGAAGATCTCATTGCGGAGTTCGCAGCCAAAAACATTACATCTCTTGCGATGGATGCGGTTCCGCGCATTAGCCGTGCACAGTCTATGGACGTGCTGAGCTCGCAAGCGAACATCGCTGGTTATCGCGCGGTTATTGAGGCTGCAAACACCTTTGGTCGGCTATTTACCGGCCAGGTCACGGCAGCGGGTAAAGTCCCGCCGGCGGTGGTCTACGTCATTGGAGCGGGTGTTGCAGGATTAGCCGCAATCGGAACGGCGAACTCCATGGGGGCGATCGTCAAAGCTACCGATCTACGTCCCGAAACGGCCGAACAAGTGGAGTCCATGGGGGCGGAATTTGTCGCTATTGAGGCTGAGACAGAAAAGTCTGAGGACGGTTACGCCAAGGAAATGACCGCGGACCAAGCGCAAGCTGCAGCTCAACTGTATGCACAACAATCGGCCGCTGCAGATATTGTTATCACCACTGCGAACATCCCCGGCCGTAAATCCCCTGTGCTGCTCACCGCAAAGGATGTTGCTGCGATGAAGCCTGGATCTGTGATCGTAGACATGGCAGCCGCCAACGGCGGCAACTGTGAGCTCACCGTCCCAGGACAAGTTACCATCACTGACAACGGTGTGAGTATCATTGGATACACCGATTTAGCAGGGCGTTTGCCGGCTCAAGCTTCTCAGCTGTACGGCCAGAATGTGGTTAACTTGCTCAAGCTCATGACTCCGGAAAAGAACGGTCAGCTGGTCTTTGACCTTAATGATGAGATTGTGCGAGGCATTACCGTCACCAAGGCTTCGACCGCTATACTTGCAACGGCCGAACGTGGGGAAGATGCAGGTAGCCCAGTCGCCCATGACACGGCCGACATTCTGTGGCCGCCACCTCCAGTGAAAGTATCTGCTGCACCAACTACGCTGCGGAAAGACGCCACGACTTCGCCAGAAGCTGAGGCAGCAGAAGCGGCGTCGGAAGAGGTAAAGAAAAAGAGCAAAGCATGGATGTTTGCTGCGGGGTTGTTAGGTATCCTTCTCATCCTCGTGAGCCCTATGCAGGTGGCAGGGGAGTACATGTTGCTAATGCTCGCGATCGTCGTGGGCTTCTATGTCATCACTGCTGTCACACACAAACTGCACACCCCACTGATGAGTGAGACGAACGCGATTTCAGGCATCATCCTCGTCGGTGCGATTCTTCAGGTAGGTAGCTCGAACGTGATCGTGGCTGGCTTGTCCTTTTTGGCGATCGTGGTCGCCTCAATCAACATTTTCGGCGGATTCTTCGTTACCCGCCGCATGCTGACCATGTTCGACGGAGGTAACTAA
- the pntB gene encoding Re/Si-specific NAD(P)(+) transhydrogenase subunit beta translates to MNQILLAGTHFSAVAPSAAHSSNNTVTRAAVSPTVLEWTDKVSNLAYLVAALLFILALAGLAKQQTASRGNRFGMAGMTIALIATVVKAVVNSVNGGNQSTGPIVTLLLIAVAMILGAAIGIPRAKKVEMTEMPELIAMLHSFVGLAAVLIGVNSFIQPDEKTAAIESFHLGEVYLGVFIGAVTLTGSIVAYMKLSGKMDGKPLMLPGRHMLNLLVIVASLIGMVVFIIAGHDDRAVAWVALGVMLVLALFLGFHLVAAIGGGDMPVVVSMLNSYSGWAAAAAGFMLANPLLIIVGALVGSSGAYLSYVMCEAMNRSFVSVILGGFGGETAASDDREYGEHTEVTAAETAEILKNAKTVMITPGYGMAVAQAQYPVATLVEKLKAQGVEVTFGIHPVAGRLPGHMNVLLAEAKVPYDIVLELDEVNDDFADIDVVLVIGANDTVNPIAEEPGSPIAGMPVLKVWEADRVIVFKRSMGSGYAGVQNPLFFNENTDMLLGDAKKTVEDIVANL, encoded by the coding sequence ATGAACCAGATACTTCTCGCAGGCACGCATTTCAGTGCGGTTGCCCCCAGTGCAGCACACTCTTCAAATAACACAGTGACGCGTGCTGCAGTGAGTCCCACGGTGCTCGAGTGGACTGACAAGGTCTCCAACCTCGCCTACCTAGTAGCGGCACTACTGTTCATCCTGGCTCTTGCCGGCCTTGCAAAGCAGCAAACCGCATCACGTGGCAACCGCTTTGGCATGGCAGGTATGACTATCGCGTTGATCGCAACCGTCGTGAAAGCCGTAGTGAACTCAGTTAATGGTGGAAATCAATCTACTGGCCCCATCGTCACACTATTGCTCATCGCCGTGGCAATGATTCTGGGTGCAGCAATCGGCATTCCTCGGGCAAAGAAGGTCGAAATGACCGAAATGCCGGAGCTCATCGCGATGCTCCACAGCTTCGTGGGTCTGGCAGCGGTACTCATTGGTGTGAACTCCTTCATTCAACCGGATGAAAAGACCGCAGCGATCGAGTCCTTCCACTTGGGGGAGGTCTACCTCGGCGTCTTCATTGGTGCCGTGACCCTGACGGGATCCATCGTGGCGTACATGAAGCTCTCTGGAAAGATGGATGGCAAGCCGCTCATGCTGCCAGGGCGTCACATGCTTAACCTGCTGGTCATCGTGGCATCGCTGATCGGCATGGTCGTCTTTATCATCGCCGGTCATGATGATAGGGCCGTGGCGTGGGTTGCCCTGGGTGTAATGCTGGTGCTGGCACTGTTCTTGGGATTCCACTTGGTTGCCGCCATCGGCGGTGGCGATATGCCGGTCGTCGTGTCCATGTTGAACTCTTACTCGGGATGGGCTGCAGCTGCGGCCGGTTTCATGCTCGCCAACCCGCTACTTATCATTGTTGGTGCACTAGTTGGTTCTTCCGGCGCATACTTGTCCTATGTGATGTGTGAAGCCATGAACCGTAGCTTCGTCTCGGTGATTCTTGGCGGTTTTGGCGGAGAGACCGCAGCAAGTGACGACCGCGAGTACGGTGAGCACACTGAGGTCACTGCAGCCGAGACTGCGGAGATCCTGAAGAATGCTAAGACCGTGATGATCACTCCTGGATACGGCATGGCGGTAGCACAAGCTCAGTACCCTGTGGCGACTTTGGTGGAAAAACTGAAAGCTCAGGGCGTGGAAGTGACTTTCGGTATCCACCCGGTAGCAGGCCGCCTACCAGGGCATATGAACGTGCTGCTAGCCGAGGCAAAGGTTCCTTATGACATTGTGCTGGAGCTCGATGAGGTCAATGACGATTTCGCGGATATCGATGTGGTGCTGGTCATCGGCGCTAACGACACTGTCAATCCGATAGCCGAAGAGCCAGGCTCCCCAATCGCAGGTATGCCGGTTCTCAAAGTATGGGAAGCAGATAGGGTGATCGTTTTCAAACGTTCCATGGGGTCTGGCTACGCAGGCGTGCAGAATCCGCTGTTCTTTAACGAGAACACGGACATGTTGCTGGGTGATGCGAAGAAGACCGTCGAAGATATTGTCGCAAACCTCTAG
- the gltX gene encoding glutamate--tRNA ligase has translation MSEVRVRFCPSPTGTPHVGMVRTALFNWAYARHTGGKLIFRIEDTDAARDSEESYQAIIDSLKWLNLGWDEGIEVGGPHEPYRQSRRMDIYADVLDKLKQAGEIYPAYSTAQEVEERHKSAGRDPKLGYDNYDRNLSDEQIEAFEAEGRQPVWRLRMPDDRVYQWTDLVRGEMTVDGSHVPDFVVARSNGQPLYTLVNPVDDALMGITHVLRGEDLLPSTPRQIALYEALVRVGVAQQVPTFGHLPFVMGEGNKKLSKRDPQSNLFNHRDNGIIPEGMLNYLSLLGWSLSADEDIFTMKQLIDNFDVADVKPNPARFDQKKLEAINADHIRLLPLEEFTSRLRAYLQEYKEFPADYPEDKFAFAAELVQTRIKVLSDADSLLRFLVTSDDDLVLDDKAAKKNLKEDAVEVLSTACEELNAIDDSEFITEKIESALQGRLIDTMGLKPRKAYGALRVAVTGAAVSPPLFESMELLGKESTIARLVSAQEKTPYRAASE, from the coding sequence ATGAGTGAAGTTCGCGTACGTTTTTGCCCATCTCCGACAGGTACCCCACATGTTGGTATGGTGCGCACTGCCCTTTTTAACTGGGCATATGCGCGTCATACCGGTGGCAAACTCATTTTCCGTATTGAGGATACGGACGCCGCGCGTGATTCCGAAGAGTCTTATCAGGCCATCATTGATTCATTGAAGTGGCTTAATCTCGGCTGGGATGAAGGTATTGAGGTAGGTGGTCCTCATGAGCCGTATCGGCAGTCTCGCCGCATGGATATCTACGCTGATGTACTCGACAAGCTAAAGCAGGCCGGCGAGATCTATCCAGCTTATTCCACCGCCCAAGAGGTTGAGGAACGACATAAATCGGCTGGACGCGACCCAAAGCTGGGATACGACAATTACGATCGGAATCTCAGTGATGAACAAATAGAGGCTTTTGAAGCAGAGGGGCGTCAGCCGGTATGGCGCCTACGTATGCCGGACGATCGCGTGTACCAGTGGACTGATTTGGTACGCGGGGAGATGACCGTGGACGGCTCCCATGTTCCTGATTTTGTGGTTGCGCGCTCTAATGGGCAACCGTTGTACACACTCGTTAATCCCGTGGATGATGCTCTTATGGGCATTACTCACGTACTGCGTGGCGAAGACTTGTTGCCATCTACACCAAGACAGATTGCACTGTATGAGGCACTCGTGCGCGTAGGGGTGGCTCAACAGGTTCCGACTTTTGGTCATCTTCCATTTGTCATGGGTGAGGGTAATAAAAAGCTTTCCAAGCGCGATCCGCAGTCTAATCTGTTCAATCACCGTGATAATGGAATCATTCCGGAGGGCATGCTCAACTACCTGTCTCTTCTGGGTTGGTCTCTGTCCGCGGATGAGGACATCTTTACTATGAAGCAGCTCATTGACAATTTTGACGTTGCTGATGTGAAGCCTAATCCGGCGCGTTTTGATCAAAAGAAGCTCGAAGCTATTAACGCGGATCACATCCGGTTGTTGCCGTTAGAAGAATTTACATCGCGCTTACGTGCATATTTGCAGGAATACAAAGAGTTTCCTGCCGATTATCCAGAGGATAAATTTGCGTTTGCGGCTGAACTGGTTCAGACCCGTATCAAGGTTTTGTCAGACGCAGATTCGCTCCTGCGTTTCCTTGTCACTTCGGACGATGACCTGGTTCTCGACGACAAGGCCGCGAAGAAGAATCTTAAGGAGGACGCAGTCGAGGTTCTTTCTACAGCGTGTGAGGAATTGAATGCTATTGATGACTCCGAGTTCATCACAGAAAAGATAGAGTCTGCGCTTCAGGGTCGTTTGATAGACACCATGGGATTAAAACCCCGCAAGGCGTATGGGGCACTCCGCGTCGCAGTGACTGGGGCTGCTGTATCGCCGCCACTATTTGAATCGATGGAGCTACTGGGCAAAGAATCTACTATTGCTCGCTTAGTTTCAGCGCAAGAGAAGACTCCTTATCGAGCGGCTTCGGAGTAG
- a CDS encoding YihY/virulence factor BrkB family protein, translated as MSVEHFSINDGTDERENLQPRTDDRIVPTFGGQVTPTLPSSAYHREVVSEQRWLQPSAWKIIVKRLFVEVFFNALLDKGATLSFFTLLTGLPTLLAFYAITTLVLDRNRDQVNLLTDEFIADNVPANFQHNAHTIVQTVIGSTEQSIIMLVVSIVFALFSSSAYIRAFSRMSNEMYGRKEGRGIIRTWVTMMAITLVLVLGLVFIAGAYFLREDIARPLLDKVAEPLNWQGFTTFVLDHFLPTWQYLRWPVILTLSLLLIAILYHVAPNVRFGRVRWVSVGSVCALISILAVGQILRLYLNNFGHFGLYGALGGVIVALVGLVVSNSLLLLGVKLDAEIARVRELQAGIESEHIIHVPPRSSSAVDGLTQLHQQLEIQAIELRAHSEPAPHSTASPPDDIELHAHSEPQSAAQRATRKDSPR; from the coding sequence ATGAGCGTAGAGCATTTTTCCATCAACGATGGCACTGATGAGCGAGAGAATCTCCAGCCACGTACCGATGATCGCATCGTTCCCACCTTTGGAGGGCAGGTTACACCAACACTGCCTTCCTCGGCATATCATCGCGAAGTCGTAAGTGAACAACGCTGGCTTCAGCCGTCTGCGTGGAAAATAATCGTCAAGCGCCTGTTTGTGGAAGTCTTTTTTAACGCTCTGCTAGATAAGGGCGCCACGCTTAGTTTCTTCACCTTGCTTACCGGTTTGCCTACTTTGCTGGCATTCTATGCAATCACCACGTTGGTGCTCGACCGCAACCGTGACCAGGTTAATCTACTCACTGACGAATTTATCGCCGATAACGTCCCCGCCAACTTTCAACACAATGCGCACACCATCGTTCAAACGGTCATCGGTTCCACCGAACAATCAATCATCATGTTGGTGGTCAGCATTGTTTTTGCGTTGTTTTCCTCCTCCGCATACATTCGGGCTTTCTCACGCATGTCCAATGAAATGTATGGGCGCAAGGAAGGTCGTGGAATTATTCGCACGTGGGTAACCATGATGGCTATTACTCTGGTTCTGGTTTTGGGTCTCGTATTCATTGCCGGAGCGTATTTCCTGCGGGAAGATATTGCCCGGCCGTTACTGGATAAAGTTGCCGAGCCATTGAACTGGCAAGGATTTACCACGTTTGTGTTGGATCATTTTCTACCTACGTGGCAATACTTGCGTTGGCCGGTGATTCTCACGCTTTCTCTTCTGCTCATTGCGATTCTTTACCATGTGGCTCCGAATGTCCGTTTCGGACGTGTCCGCTGGGTTTCGGTAGGTTCTGTGTGTGCGTTGATCAGCATCCTCGCTGTTGGGCAAATCCTCCGCTTATACCTCAATAATTTCGGCCATTTCGGCCTCTACGGCGCACTCGGTGGTGTCATCGTCGCGCTCGTTGGCTTAGTGGTGAGTAATTCGTTACTGCTACTCGGTGTGAAACTCGACGCAGAAATTGCCCGAGTTCGCGAGCTTCAAGCTGGCATAGAATCCGAGCACATCATCCACGTTCCACCACGCTCTTCCTCCGCAGTCGATGGGCTGACCCAGCTACACCAACAACTTGAAATTCAGGCCATCGAACTACGCGCGCACTCGGAACCCGCACCTCACTCCACGGCTTCCCCACCGGACGACATCGAACTACACGCGCACTCGGAACCTCAATCCGCTGCGCAGAGGGCTACGCGGAAAGATTCGCCCCGGTAA